In Desulfobacteraceae bacterium, the sequence GCCGTCACCACAAGCTCGCCGCGGGAATAGGCCTCGGCGATCCGCCGGTCGAACGGGATTTCCATCAGAATGGGCACCCCCTCCTGGCGGGCATAATTGCCGACCGCGTCATCGCCGATGTCGGCGCGGTTGATCACCAGGCCGCAGGGCAGCCCCAAGGCGCGCACGGCGCCCACCGCAAGCTTGAGATCGTGCAGGCCGAAAGGGGTGGGCTCGGTCACCAGCAGCACGAAATCGGTGCCTTTCATGGCCGCGATGACCGGGCAGGAGGTCCCCGGCGGCGCGTCGATGATGGTCAGGCCGTCCGGACGCGTGCGGGCCCGCACGGCCTTGATCAGCGGGGGGGACATGGCCTCGCCGATGCGCAGGCGGCCGTGGACGAAGTCGACGCCGTGGCTGTGCCCGCTTTCGATAACCCCCAGTTCGCGGCCGGTTTCGGTGATCGCATCCACAGGGCAGACCGCCATGCAGCCACCGCAGCTGTGGCAGAGCTCGTGAAAGGGCAACACGGTTTCCCCCACGACCACGATCGCCTTGAATGCGCAAATCTCGCCGCACTGGCCGCAAAAGGTGCATTTGTCTTCATCCACCACCGGCACCGGGGTGGTCACCGTATCGGTGGCGGTCAGGGTGGGGTGCAGAAAGAGGTGGGCGTTGGGCTCCTCCACATCGCAGTCCAGTAGCTGGACGCCGTTGCCGAGGGCCACGGCCAGGTTGGTGGCGACGGTGGTTTTGCCGGTTCCGCCTTTTCCGCTGGCAATACTGATGATCATGTCGGGATGCTCCCTAACAGGTTGATGGTTTCGGGCGCAGGCGCCCGCAGCTTGTCGATGTGCGCTCAGGGGAGGCCGCCGCTGCGGGGCTGCCGGCCGCGGCTGCCGGGCAGCCAGAACCTTGGGCGGTTCAGTGTTCCCCGCAGAAAGGCCTGGAGCACATCCCCTGCCGGCCCGGATATCCCCTGGATGATGGTCAGCCCGGGTTCGGCCGCCAGCAGGCGCGCAAAGGCGCGCGACACCGCCCCGCAGATCAGGACATCCGCCTTGAGGCGCCAGATCCGAAAGCAGCGCCGGGAGAGGTCCGCTTCGTCCAGAAACACCTCGCAGCGGGAAGTGACGACCTTGTCTTGAGCTTCCACCAGCAGCAGGCGCCGGGCGGTGTCCAGCAGCGGGGAGACCTTCTCCTCCCAGACGGGGATGATGATCCTCAACTGCCGCCCGGGGTCACCGGATCTGAAGGGCGGTTCGGGCTGCATGACCTCTCCGTGCCATGGTTCCAGGGGCGTCCGGGTCCTGTGGTGTAGAAAGCGCAACCCGGCCGGTCTGTGGCTGTGTGACAGGCGAAAAAGCCCCCCGCTGTCCACGGTTTCAGCCAGCACATGCCGTGCCATGCCGGAAGAGGGTCTCAATTATTTACAACTATACCAGAATCCAGTCAAAAATAGTCTGGTGCCGGAGGGGTGGGCGGTTTGGCAGGCTTGTGGTGTTGCATGGGCGCAATTGACTCCGGGTCCGACGGATTTGCGCTTGCGCAACAATGTGGCGGCAACCCCGCCCCGGCCTCCGCTTCGGCCCGCGGGATGCTGACGGCGCGCCGGCCGGGCCTCAGGGCGGAGGGACGCAGGCCTCGAGGAAGGCCCTGAGGCGGCCGATCAGCGCCTCCGGGTTTTCCAGGGCCAGCATGTGCCCGGCGTTCGGGATCAGCGCCATCTGTGCTCCCGGAATGTGGTCCCGCAGATACGCCCCGTATTTGGGCGGGGTCAGGAGGTCGGCGCTGCCGGTGACCACCAGGGTCGGGACGCTGACGGCGCCCAGCCGGCCCATGATGTCGAACCGGTTGCAGGCGCTGTAATCGCCGTGGGTGACGGCCGGCGGCGTCTGCTGCAGCCCCTGGCGGAAGCGGCCAACGAGCGCCGCCGCGGCCTGGGGGCCGAAGGCCAACTGGCAGATGCGCTCCACGGCGGCGTCATGGTCGCAGAGCAGGCCGTCGCGAATTGCCGGGTCGACCTTCAGGCGGGCGCCGGTGCCCACCAGGACGATGGCGGCCAGCCAATCGGGTGCGCGCAGGGCAAGATCCAGGACGATCGCCCCGCCCAGGGAGTGGCCCATCAGAACGACGTTATTAAGAGCCAGGCGTTCGACAAAGGCGGTGACGACATCCGCATAGTCCGAGACCCGGCTGCGGCCGCTGCCGGTGGAGCGCCCGTGGCCGGGAAGGTCGGGCGTGAACACAGCCGCAGCGGGCAGGTGCCGCAGCCCATCAGGCCAGCTGCGATGGTCGGCGCCGGAGCCGTGGATCGGCAGCAGGACGCGGCGGCCGCTGGCGGGGCTGTGGTCGTAAAAAATTTTCTCCGTTCCCAGTTGGGTGTATGGCATAAGGCCTCCTGGCGCCGGGGTGTGAAAGAGCGGATTCAGGCGAGGCAATCAAGGTCAATGCACCAGGGGCTGGCACTCGCCCCTCAGTTGCGGTGGCGGCCGTCCTGGGAGGGCAGCCTGACCTTCAGCCGTTTGATCCGGCGCCACAGGGTCGAGGGGTGGATGCCCAGCTGAGCCGCGGTCAGCTTGCGGTTCCAGTTGTTTTTCTTCAGTTCGGCGTAGATGAAACTGCGGCTGAGTTCGTTGAACGATGCCCGGCTGGCGTGGCTGGCACCGGCTGCACGCGGCGCCGCGGGCAGATCCTGCGGCTGGAAGTGGCGGGGTAAGTGTTCGATTCCGATCCGGCTGTTTTTACAGACCACCGTGGCGTATTCGACGATATTTTCCAGTTCGCGGACATTGCCCGGAAAATCGTGGGCCATCAAGAGCGGCATCACCTCCGGGGCGACCCCCTGGATCTCCTTGCCGTTGAGATGGCTGTATTTGCGGAGGAAGTGGGCCACCAGCAACGGGATGTCCTCCTTGCGCGCCCGCAGCGGCGGAAGGGTCATTTTGATCACGTTGATGCGGTAGAAAAGGTCCTGGCGGAAGCGGCCCTCGGCGACGAGTTCCTCCAGGTTGTGGTTGGTGGCGGTGACGATGCGCACATCGGCGGTCTCCGAACGGGTGCTGCCAAGCGGCTCGTAGCGTCGGTCCTGGAGCACCCGCAGCAGCCGGACCTGCAGCATCGGGGATATGTCTCCGATTTCATCCAGAAAGAGGGTTCCGCCGGCGGCGCGCGCCAGGCGCCCCGGTTTGTCCTTGCGGGCGTCGGTGAAGGCCCCGGCCTTGTAGCCGAAAAGCTCGGATTCCAGCAGACTGTCGGGCAGCGCGGCGCAGTTGACCGTGATCATGGGGCCGTTGCGCCGCGGGCTGAGGGAATGGATGGCCTTGGCGAAGAGTTCCTTGCCGGTGCCGCTTTCGCCCTCCAGCAGGACCGAGGCGTTGCTCTCCGCGATCTGCTCCAGCATGGCGAAAAGCGCCTGCATCTCCCGGTTTTTGCTGATGATGTCCAAAAACGTGTGGGATCCGGCCAGTTCCTTGCGCAGCTCCTCCACCACGCTGAGGTCCCGGAAGGTTTCGACACCGCCGATGATCTCTCCGTTTTTGTTGCGCAGCAGCGCGGTGGAGATGCTGATTGGGACCCGGTCGCCCGCCACGTTGACGATGAAAATCGACTGGTTGACCAGCGGGCGGCCGGTTTCCATGGTTTCCCGCAGTGCACAGCGCTGCTCGCAGATGCTGGCGCGAAAAACCTCCCAGCAGTGGCGGTTGATGGCCTCGGCGCGGCTGATGCCGGTGATCTGCTCGGCTGCCCGGTTGAACGATGTGATCCGCCATTGCTTGTCGACCGTGAATACGCCGTCGGCAATGCTGTCGAGAATGATTTGGGTTTGCTGCTCCAACGAAGAGGGCATGGGCAATTTCTTGGGTTGAAAAGGTCGGTCGCGCCCGGAGCCGCATCCAAACCTGGGCTTCGGCTGGGACCTGGCGCCAGA encodes:
- a CDS encoding ATP-binding protein, with product MIISIASGKGGTGKTTVATNLAVALGNGVQLLDCDVEEPNAHLFLHPTLTATDTVTTPVPVVDEDKCTFCGQCGEICAFKAIVVVGETVLPFHELCHSCGGCMAVCPVDAITETGRELGVIESGHSHGVDFVHGRLRIGEAMSPPLIKAVRARTRPDGLTIIDAPPGTSCPVIAAMKGTDFVLLVTEPTPFGLHDLKLAVGAVRALGLPCGLVINRADIGDDAVGNYARQEGVPILMEIPFDRRIAEAYSRGELVVTALPEWKPKFVKLFEAIAAIVRNTGAKSE
- a CDS encoding alpha/beta hydrolase — encoded protein: MPYTQLGTEKIFYDHSPASGRRVLLPIHGSGADHRSWPDGLRHLPAAAVFTPDLPGHGRSTGSGRSRVSDYADVVTAFVERLALNNVVLMGHSLGGAIVLDLALRAPDWLAAIVLVGTGARLKVDPAIRDGLLCDHDAAVERICQLAFGPQAAAALVGRFRQGLQQTPPAVTHGDYSACNRFDIMGRLGAVSVPTLVVTGSADLLTPPKYGAYLRDHIPGAQMALIPNAGHMLALENPEALIGRLRAFLEACVPPP
- a CDS encoding sigma 54-interacting transcriptional regulator, which gives rise to MPSSLEQQTQIILDSIADGVFTVDKQWRITSFNRAAEQITGISRAEAINRHCWEVFRASICEQRCALRETMETGRPLVNQSIFIVNVAGDRVPISISTALLRNKNGEIIGGVETFRDLSVVEELRKELAGSHTFLDIISKNREMQALFAMLEQIAESNASVLLEGESGTGKELFAKAIHSLSPRRNGPMITVNCAALPDSLLESELFGYKAGAFTDARKDKPGRLARAAGGTLFLDEIGDISPMLQVRLLRVLQDRRYEPLGSTRSETADVRIVTATNHNLEELVAEGRFRQDLFYRINVIKMTLPPLRARKEDIPLLVAHFLRKYSHLNGKEIQGVAPEVMPLLMAHDFPGNVRELENIVEYATVVCKNSRIGIEHLPRHFQPQDLPAAPRAAGASHASRASFNELSRSFIYAELKKNNWNRKLTAAQLGIHPSTLWRRIKRLKVRLPSQDGRHRN